Proteins encoded together in one Impatiens glandulifera chromosome 1, dImpGla2.1, whole genome shotgun sequence window:
- the LOC124918933 gene encoding hydroquinone glucosyltransferase-like codes for MEQSKSPHVVLLPTPGMGHLIPLVELAKRLVHLHDFSATFIIPGDAPISKAQQVFLEDLPNGVNYHLLPLANTDDLPPDAKIETRMCVMLNRSLPFIRESLKSLLSENQVVAYVADLFGFESLEVAKELGISPYMFFPSTAMLLSLILYLPELDKKVTCEYREMTEPVLIPGCIPLHGRDLLDPVQDRKNDAYRHLLSAEKKYKLAEGIMVNTFNDLESTVIKTLQSNEETPAIYPVGPLVRMEIGSVKDLEGSECLDWLDTQPPGSVLFVSFGSGGTHTHAQMTELAHGLELSEQRFIWVARSPSNGVADANYFSVHSQNDPLAFLPEGFVDRVKGRGLVLPSWAPQALVLSHESTGGFLTHCGWNSTLESVVNGVPLIAWPLYAEQRMNAVMLTEDLKVALRADGNDDNKLIGRDEIGRVVKALMQGEEGKEIRNRMKDLKEAAVRVLSEDGSSAKMLENVAKKWKASKIIG; via the coding sequence ATGGAACAGAGCAAATCACCTCATGTAGTCCTGTTACCAACACCAGGGATGGGTCATCTCATCCCACTTGTCGAACTCGCCAAACGACTGGTCCATCTCCATGATTTCTCCGCCACCTTCATAATTCCCGGCGACGCCCCGATCTCCAAAGCCCAGCAAGTTTTCCTTGAAGATCTTCCAAATGGAGTCAATTATCATCTTCTACCTCTAGCTAACACCGACGATTTACCCCCAGATGCTAAAATTGAGACCCGAATGTGCGTCATGCTTAACCGGTCCTTACCGTTCATACGTGAATCCCTCAAATCTCTACTTTCAGAGAATCAGGTTGTAGCTTATGTTGCTGATTTATTCGGATTTGAATCTTTGGAAGTCGCAAAGGAATTGGGTATTTCTCCATACATGTTTTTTCCTTCCACCGCTATGCTTCTCtctcttattctttatttaCCGGAGTTGGACAAGAAAGTCACCTGCGAATACAGGGAGATGACCGAACCGGTTCTAATCCCGGGTTGTATTCCTCTTCATGGAAGGGATCTCTTGGACCCGGTTCAGGACAGGAAGAACGATGCTTATAGGCATCTTCTTTCAGCCGAGAAGAAGTATAAATTGGCTGAAGGAATCATGGTGAATACCTTCAACGATCTGGAATCTACCGTTATAAAGACCTTACAATCAAATGAGGAGACTCCTGCAATTTACCCTGTTGGACCGCTGGTGAGGATGGAGATCGGTTCAGTTAAAGATCTTGAAGGGTCAGAGTGTTTGGACTGGTTAGACACACAACCGCCCGGTTCGGTTCTTTTCGTGTCGTTCGGTAGCGGTGGGACTCACACCCATGCTCAGATGACCGAGTTGGCTCACGGGTTGGAACTGAGCGAGCAACGGTTCATATGGGTCGCGAGAAGTCCTAGCAACGGAGTGGCGGATGCGAATTATTTCAGTGTTCATAGCCAGAACGATCCATTAGCCTTTTTGCCCGAAGGGTTCGTGGATAGGGTTAAGGGTCGGGGACTAGTGTTACCGTCGTGGGCCCCGCAAGCTTTGGTACTGAGTCACGAGTCGACAGGAGGGTTCTTGACTCATTGCGGTTGGAATTCGACACTTGAGAGTGTGGTGAACGGTGTGCCTTTGATCGCGTGGCCATTGTACGCGGAACAAAGGATGAATGCGGTTATGTTGACCGAGGATCTCAAAGTGGCATTGAGGGCGGATGGAAACGATGATAATAAGTTGATCGGACGTGATGAGATTGGACGGGTGGTGAAAGCCTTGATGCAAGGGGAAGAAGGGAAAGAAATTCGAAACCGAATGAAGGATTTGAAGGAGGCCGCGGTTAGGGTTTTGAGCGAGGATGGTTCTTCGGCGAAAATGCTAGAGAATGTAGCCAAGAAATGGAAGGCGTCCAAGATCATTGGTTAA